A single region of the Pseudomonas sp. VD-NE ins genome encodes:
- the glyA gene encoding serine hydroxymethyltransferase: MFSRDLTIAKYDADLFAAMEQEAQRQEEHIELIASENYTSPAVMEAQGSVLTNKYAEGYPGKRYYGGCEYVDVVEQLAIDRAKELFGADYANVQPHAGSQANAAVYLALLQGGDTILGMSLAHGGHLTHGASVSSSGKLYNAVQYGIDANGLIDYDEVERLAVEHKPKMIVAGFSAYSQILDFPRFRAIADKVGAYLFVDMAHVAGLVAAGVYPNPVPFADVVTTTTHKTLRGPRGGLILARANAEIEKKLNSAVFPGAQGGPLEHVIAAKAICFKEALQPEFKAYQEQVVLNAQAMAEVFIERGFDVVSGGTKNHLFLLSLIKQDISGKDADAALGKAFITVNKNSVPNDPRSPFVTSGLRFGTPAVTTRGFKVAECKELAGWICDILADLNNEAVIDAVREKVKAICKKLPVYGA, encoded by the coding sequence ATGTTCAGCCGTGATTTGACTATTGCCAAGTACGACGCCGACCTTTTTGCCGCCATGGAGCAAGAAGCTCAGCGTCAGGAAGAACACATTGAGCTGATCGCTTCGGAAAACTACACCAGCCCAGCGGTGATGGAAGCTCAAGGCTCGGTCCTGACCAACAAGTACGCCGAAGGTTACCCAGGCAAGCGTTACTACGGTGGTTGCGAGTACGTTGACGTTGTTGAGCAACTGGCCATCGACCGCGCCAAAGAACTGTTCGGCGCCGATTACGCCAACGTTCAGCCGCACGCCGGTTCACAAGCCAACGCCGCTGTTTACCTGGCCCTGCTGCAAGGTGGCGACACCATTCTGGGCATGAGCCTGGCCCACGGTGGTCACCTGACCCACGGCGCCAGCGTTTCCTCCTCCGGCAAGCTGTACAACGCCGTGCAGTACGGCATCGACGCCAACGGCCTGATCGACTACGACGAAGTCGAGCGTCTGGCAGTTGAGCACAAGCCGAAAATGATCGTGGCCGGTTTCTCTGCCTACTCGCAGATTCTGGATTTCCCGCGCTTCCGCGCCATCGCTGACAAAGTCGGTGCTTACCTGTTCGTCGACATGGCTCACGTGGCCGGTCTGGTCGCCGCTGGCGTCTACCCGAACCCGGTGCCTTTCGCTGACGTCGTGACCACCACCACCCACAAGACCCTGCGCGGTCCACGTGGCGGCCTGATCCTGGCGCGCGCCAACGCCGAGATCGAGAAGAAGCTGAACTCCGCGGTATTCCCGGGCGCCCAGGGTGGCCCGCTGGAGCACGTGATCGCCGCCAAAGCGATCTGCTTCAAGGAAGCGCTGCAGCCTGAGTTCAAGGCCTACCAGGAACAAGTGGTGCTGAACGCCCAGGCCATGGCCGAAGTGTTCATCGAGCGCGGTTTCGACGTCGTCTCCGGTGGTACCAAGAACCACCTGTTCCTGCTGTCGCTGATCAAGCAGGACATCTCCGGTAAAGATGCTGACGCCGCTCTGGGCAAAGCGTTCATCACCGTGAACAAGAACTCCGTACCAAACGATCCACGCTCGCCGTTCGTCACCTCCGGCCTGCGCTTCGGTACTCCGGCTGTGACCACTCGCGGCTTCAAGGTTGCAGAGTGCAAAGAGCTGGCTGGCTGGATCTGCGACATCCTGGCTGACCTGAACAACGAAGCGGTGATCGACGCCGTTCGTGAGAAAGTCAAAGCCATCTGCAAGAAACTGCCGGTATACGGCGCTTAA
- a CDS encoding C4-dicarboxylate transporter DctA has translation MLRWCSRSIFLQVVLGLVLGIVCGLTLPEYSAQLKPLGDGFIKLIKMLIGLIVFCVVVSGISGAGDLKKVGRIGLKSVIYFEVLTTIALVIGLVFAFSTGIGSGANIHLEQLSTADMGDLAERSQHMHTTTQFLMDLIPTSVIGAFADNNILQVLLFSVLFGSALNLVGEAASGISRLINELSHVIFRIMGMIVRLAPIGVFGAIAFTTSKYGLDSLQHLGSLVGLFYLTCIAFVSVILGLVMRASGLRMWPLLKYLREELLIVMGTASSDAVLPQIMRKLEHLGIGSSTVGLVIPTGYSFNLDGFSIYLTLAIVFIANATGTPLAMTDLLTILLVSLITSKGAHGIPGSALVILAATLTAIPAIPVVGLVLVLAVDWFMGIGRALTNLIGNCVATVAIARWEKDIDVQRANKVLSGQQGYTFQPRKTATPAHQQEF, from the coding sequence ATGCTCAGATGGTGCTCGCGTTCAATCTTCCTCCAAGTGGTTCTCGGACTGGTGCTCGGCATCGTCTGCGGGCTGACCCTTCCTGAATACTCGGCCCAGCTCAAACCGCTCGGCGACGGCTTCATCAAACTGATCAAGATGCTCATCGGCCTCATCGTGTTCTGCGTGGTGGTCAGTGGCATCAGCGGCGCGGGGGATCTGAAGAAGGTCGGGCGCATCGGCCTCAAGTCGGTGATCTACTTCGAAGTGTTGACCACCATCGCTCTGGTGATCGGCCTGGTCTTCGCCTTCAGCACCGGCATCGGCAGCGGCGCGAATATCCATCTCGAGCAATTGTCCACCGCCGACATGGGCGATCTCGCCGAACGCAGCCAGCACATGCACACCACCACGCAGTTCCTGATGGACCTGATTCCAACGTCGGTAATCGGCGCCTTCGCTGACAACAACATCCTGCAAGTGCTGCTGTTTTCGGTGCTGTTCGGCAGCGCGTTGAATCTGGTCGGCGAAGCGGCTTCCGGAATCTCCCGGCTGATCAACGAACTGAGCCATGTGATCTTCCGCATCATGGGCATGATCGTGCGTCTGGCGCCGATCGGCGTGTTCGGCGCCATCGCCTTCACCACCAGCAAATATGGCCTCGATTCCCTGCAGCACCTGGGCAGTCTGGTCGGCTTGTTCTATTTGACCTGTATCGCTTTCGTCAGCGTGATTCTCGGTCTGGTGATGCGCGCCTCTGGCCTGCGTATGTGGCCGCTGCTCAAGTACCTGCGTGAAGAACTGCTGATCGTCATGGGCACGGCGTCCTCCGACGCGGTGTTGCCACAGATCATGCGCAAACTCGAACATCTCGGTATCGGTAGCTCGACCGTTGGTTTGGTGATTCCGACCGGCTACTCGTTCAACCTCGACGGTTTCTCGATCTACCTGACCCTGGCCATCGTGTTCATTGCCAACGCCACCGGTACGCCACTGGCGATGACTGATTTGCTGACGATTCTGCTGGTGTCCCTGATCACTTCCAAAGGCGCCCACGGCATTCCCGGGTCGGCACTGGTAATTCTGGCGGCCACGCTGACAGCTATTCCGGCAATCCCGGTGGTCGGTCTGGTGCTGGTGCTGGCGGTGGACTGGTTCATGGGCATCGGCCGGGCACTCACCAATCTCATCGGCAACTGCGTCGCCACCGTCGCCATCGCCCGTTGGGAAAAAGACATCGATGTCCAACGCGCCAACAAAGTACTCAGCGGTCAGCAGGGCTACACCTTTCAGCCGCGTAAAACAGCAACTCCGGCGCACCAGCAGGAGTTCTGA
- a CDS encoding FadR/GntR family transcriptional regulator translates to MITTSTVVNSVVEKLRAALARGQWRSGDMLPGQRELAEQLGISRPSLREAVIVLETLGLVRSMPGKGVVVLDAQLSDSQSHDSAVAGASLEDVLQLRYTLEPFIVGLVAQSISSKEVGQLRLTLMDMREALEAGDSEAGVSAYIAFHEELFTLTSNPIFQSVVQQTSNALKQSAEVLRNSPEHLAERLEENEAVVRAIRSKNSAQASAEMRRHILREGQRMGIELNIPEDNLSR, encoded by the coding sequence GTGATTACCACATCAACCGTCGTCAACTCAGTCGTAGAAAAACTCCGCGCCGCCCTCGCCCGGGGTCAGTGGCGCTCCGGCGACATGCTGCCGGGCCAGCGTGAACTGGCCGAACAACTGGGCATAAGCCGGCCGAGCCTGCGCGAAGCGGTGATCGTCCTGGAAACCCTCGGTCTGGTGCGTTCGATGCCGGGCAAAGGCGTGGTCGTGCTCGACGCGCAATTGAGCGACAGTCAAAGCCACGACAGTGCCGTAGCCGGCGCCAGCCTGGAAGACGTGCTGCAACTGCGTTACACCCTTGAGCCGTTCATTGTCGGCTTGGTCGCGCAGTCGATCAGCAGCAAGGAGGTCGGCCAGTTGCGCCTGACCCTGATGGACATGCGCGAAGCCCTCGAGGCCGGCGACAGTGAAGCCGGGGTCAGCGCTTACATCGCCTTCCACGAAGAGTTGTTCACACTCACGTCGAATCCGATCTTCCAGAGCGTGGTGCAGCAGACCAGCAACGCCCTCAAGCAGAGCGCCGAGGTGCTGCGCAATTCACCTGAACATCTGGCCGAACGCCTCGAAGAAAACGAAGCCGTAGTCCGCGCGATCCGCAGCAAGAACAGCGCCCAGGCCAGCGCTGAAATGCGTCGGCACATTTTGCGCGAAGGTCAGCGCATGGGCATTGAGCTGAATATTCCGGAAGACAACTTGAGTCGCTGA
- a CDS encoding GntR family transcriptional regulator has protein sequence MNSFASPSQTQSTTAPLPFSRLRASVEDLYPRLFDAILEQRIDSSSRFTEDSLKEMFCASRADVRRVLTRLSLEQVIVLRANHRPRVATPDREQTRQALHARRLAESTLVRLACQRPQAEELKRLRGLIERERQAVEQDRRGAAIRLSGEFHLHLATMAGNAPLAHFLGSLVPLTSLAIARSECQTHSCCAWKEHLALVEAIESGDGVKASLLMNRHLDNLEQTLLEPTVKHCVVG, from the coding sequence ATGAACAGTTTCGCCTCACCGTCGCAAACCCAATCGACTACTGCGCCCCTGCCCTTCTCCCGCCTGCGCGCATCGGTGGAGGATCTGTATCCGCGACTGTTCGACGCGATTCTCGAGCAACGCATTGATTCATCCAGCCGTTTTACCGAGGACAGCTTGAAAGAGATGTTCTGCGCCAGCCGCGCCGATGTGCGGCGCGTGTTGACGCGGTTGTCGCTTGAGCAGGTCATTGTGCTGCGCGCCAATCATCGGCCGCGCGTCGCCACACCTGATCGGGAGCAGACGCGGCAAGCCCTGCATGCGCGGCGTCTGGCCGAAAGCACGCTGGTGCGTCTGGCCTGCCAGCGTCCGCAAGCGGAAGAATTGAAACGCTTGCGCGGGTTGATCGAACGCGAGCGTCAGGCGGTCGAGCAGGATCGGCGGGGTGCGGCGATTCGCTTGTCCGGGGAGTTTCATCTGCATTTGGCGACAATGGCGGGGAATGCACCGTTGGCGCATTTTCTTGGCAGTCTTGTGCCGCTTACATCATTGGCGATTGCGCGAAGTGAGTGCCAGACGCATAGCTGTTGCGCGTGGAAGGAGCATTTGGCGCTGGTTGAGGCGATTGAAAGTGGAGATGGGGTTAAGGCCAGTCTACTGATGAACCGGCATCTGGATAATCTGGAGCAGACGCTGCTGGAGCCAACCGTCAAGCATTGTGTTGTCGGTTAA
- the yjiA gene encoding GTPase, with product MSSPIPVTVLSGFLGAGKTTLLRHILKAEHGLKIAVIENEFSDAGIDTQLLGDEPVQVMTLANGCVCCTIHTDLTKALYLLLERLDSGEIAFDRLVIECTGLADPAPVAQTFFIDEELRERYLLDGIITLVDAAHADVHLTQTIAQAQIGFADRLLVSKTDLVDEATFTALSERLTRINRRAPVRVVDHGNIDLAELLDVRGFNLNADLGGGLSLRPVSKAPSIDRISSLVLRTDQPLDIDQLSEFMNELLEEHGKQLLRYKGVLSIAGEDRRLVFQGVLKLYGFDWDTEWAEGEARESVIVFIADDLPEEKIRAGFARVASA from the coding sequence TTGTCTTCTCCCATACCTGTAACGGTACTCAGCGGTTTTCTCGGTGCCGGCAAGACCACGTTGCTGCGCCATATCCTGAAAGCCGAGCACGGCCTGAAAATCGCCGTGATCGAAAACGAATTCAGCGACGCCGGTATCGACACTCAGTTGTTGGGTGACGAACCGGTGCAAGTCATGACTCTGGCCAACGGCTGCGTCTGCTGCACCATTCACACCGACCTGACCAAGGCTCTGTACTTGCTGCTTGAACGGCTGGACAGCGGTGAGATTGCGTTCGATCGTCTGGTCATCGAGTGCACCGGTCTGGCCGATCCGGCACCCGTGGCGCAGACTTTTTTCATCGATGAGGAATTGCGCGAGCGTTACCTGCTCGACGGCATCATTACCCTGGTCGATGCGGCGCACGCGGATGTCCACCTGACCCAGACCATCGCTCAGGCGCAGATCGGTTTTGCCGACCGCTTGCTGGTGAGCAAGACCGATCTGGTCGACGAAGCCACGTTCACCGCCCTGAGCGAACGCCTGACGCGAATCAACCGTCGCGCGCCAGTCCGTGTGGTTGATCACGGCAACATCGATCTGGCTGAATTGCTCGACGTGCGCGGCTTTAACCTCAACGCCGATCTTGGCGGCGGATTGAGCTTGCGCCCGGTAAGCAAGGCGCCGTCGATTGATCGTATTTCCAGTCTGGTATTGCGCACCGATCAGCCGCTGGATATCGATCAGCTCAGCGAGTTCATGAATGAATTGCTCGAAGAACACGGCAAGCAATTGCTGCGTTACAAAGGCGTGCTGAGCATCGCCGGTGAGGATCGGCGGTTGGTGTTCCAGGGTGTGTTGAAGCTCTATGGCTTCGACTGGGACACCGAATGGGCCGAGGGTGAGGCGCGGGAAAGTGTGATTGTGTTTATTGCCGATGATTTGCCGGAAGAGAAGATTCGGGCGGGGTTTGCCAGAGTCGCTTCTGCCTGA
- a CDS encoding YbdD/YjiX family protein produces the protein MFNDLSRLGKYLGQAARLMVGMPDYDTYVEHMQTKHPDKPVMSYEMFFRERQEARYGGKGGPKCC, from the coding sequence ATGTTCAATGACCTGAGTCGCCTCGGTAAATACCTCGGTCAGGCCGCGCGCCTGATGGTCGGCATGCCCGACTACGACACCTACGTCGAGCATATGCAAACCAAACACCCGGACAAACCGGTGATGAGCTACGAGATGTTCTTTCGCGAACGTCAGGAAGCCCGTTACGGTGGCAAGGGTGGGCCGAAGTGCTGTTGA
- a CDS encoding carbon starvation CstA family protein gives MKNNNSLLRHLPWLLLAIVGACALGVVALRRGEAINALWIVVAAVAIYLVAYRYYSLFIANNVMQLDPRRATPAVLNNDGLDYVPTNKHILFGHHFAAIAGAGPLVGPVLAAQMGYLPGTLWLIAGVVLAGAVQDFMVLFMSTRRNGRSLGDMVREEMGRIPGTIALFGCFLIMIIILAVLALIVVKALAESPWGIFTVMATIPIAMFMGIYMRYIRPGRIGEISVVGVLLLLGSIWLGGQIAADPVWAKAFTFTGVQITWMLVGYGFVAASLPVWLILAPRDYLSTFLKIGTIVALAIGILITMPELKMPALTQFVDGTGPVWKGGLFPFLFITIACGAVSGFHALISSGTTPKLLDNETNARYIGYGGMLMESFVAIMAMVAASVIEPGVYFAMNSPAAVVGSDVASVAQVVSSWGFAITPEALQAVAHDIGETTILARAGGAPTLAVGIAQILHSVLPGENTMAFWYHFAILFEALFILTAVDAGTRAGRFMLQDLLGSFVPALRRTESWTANLIATAGCVAMWGWLLYQGVIDPLGGINTLWPLFGISNQMLAGIALMLGTVVLIKMKRQRYIWVTLLPAAWLLICTTTAGFIKLFDANPAIGFLSLAKKYSDALANGQVLAPAKSVEQMQHVIFNAYTNATLTALFLFVVFSILFYALKVGIAAWGKKERTDKESPFQALPDA, from the coding sequence ATGAAAAATAATAATAGCCTGCTACGCCACTTACCCTGGCTATTGCTGGCAATCGTAGGAGCGTGCGCCCTGGGCGTAGTGGCATTGCGCCGCGGCGAGGCGATCAACGCCTTGTGGATTGTGGTCGCAGCCGTGGCCATTTATCTGGTTGCGTACCGTTACTACAGTCTGTTCATCGCTAACAATGTGATGCAACTGGACCCGCGTCGGGCCACCCCCGCCGTGCTCAACAACGACGGTCTGGACTATGTGCCGACCAACAAACACATTCTTTTCGGTCACCACTTCGCTGCCATCGCTGGCGCGGGGCCATTGGTCGGCCCGGTATTGGCGGCGCAGATGGGTTATCTGCCCGGCACGCTGTGGCTGATTGCCGGTGTGGTGCTGGCGGGCGCGGTGCAGGACTTCATGGTCCTGTTCATGTCGACCCGGCGCAACGGCCGTTCCCTGGGCGACATGGTGCGTGAAGAAATGGGCCGCATTCCCGGCACCATCGCACTGTTCGGCTGCTTCCTGATCATGATCATCATCCTCGCGGTGCTCGCGCTGATCGTGGTTAAAGCGCTGGCCGAGAGCCCATGGGGCATATTCACGGTGATGGCGACCATCCCGATCGCGATGTTCATGGGCATTTACATGCGCTACATCCGCCCGGGGCGCATTGGCGAAATCTCGGTGGTCGGCGTGTTGCTGCTGCTCGGTTCGATCTGGCTCGGTGGGCAGATTGCTGCTGATCCGGTGTGGGCCAAGGCGTTCACCTTCACCGGTGTGCAAATTACCTGGATGCTGGTCGGTTATGGTTTCGTCGCGGCATCGCTGCCGGTGTGGCTGATTCTGGCGCCGCGTGACTATCTGTCGACGTTCCTGAAGATCGGCACCATCGTCGCCCTGGCGATCGGTATTCTGATCACCATGCCCGAGCTGAAAATGCCGGCGCTGACCCAGTTCGTCGACGGCACCGGTCCGGTGTGGAAGGGCGGTCTGTTCCCGTTCCTGTTCATCACCATCGCCTGCGGTGCGGTTTCCGGTTTCCACGCACTGATTTCTTCGGGCACCACGCCGAAGCTGCTGGATAACGAAACCAACGCCCGTTACATCGGTTACGGCGGCATGTTGATGGAGTCGTTCGTCGCGATCATGGCCATGGTCGCCGCTTCGGTGATCGAGCCTGGCGTGTACTTCGCCATGAACAGCCCGGCCGCCGTGGTCGGCAGTGATGTGGCCTCCGTTGCGCAAGTCGTCTCCAGCTGGGGCTTCGCGATCACGCCGGAAGCGCTGCAAGCCGTGGCACATGACATTGGCGAAACCACCATCCTGGCACGTGCCGGTGGTGCGCCGACCCTGGCCGTCGGTATCGCGCAGATCCTGCACAGTGTCCTGCCGGGTGAAAACACCATGGCGTTCTGGTACCACTTCGCGATCCTGTTCGAAGCGCTGTTCATCCTCACAGCTGTCGACGCCGGTACCCGTGCCGGGCGTTTCATGCTGCAGGATCTGCTCGGCTCTTTCGTTCCGGCACTGAGACGTACCGAATCGTGGACCGCCAACCTGATCGCCACCGCCGGTTGTGTGGCGATGTGGGGCTGGTTGCTGTATCAGGGCGTGATCGATCCACTGGGCGGCATCAACACCTTGTGGCCGCTGTTCGGTATCTCCAACCAGATGCTGGCCGGTATCGCGCTGATGCTCGGCACCGTGGTCCTGATCAAAATGAAGCGTCAGCGCTACATTTGGGTCACCCTGCTGCCAGCCGCCTGGTTGTTGATCTGCACCACTACTGCGGGCTTCATCAAACTGTTCGATGCCAACCCGGCGATCGGCTTCCTGTCGCTGGCCAAGAAATACAGCGATGCCCTGGCCAATGGTCAGGTGCTGGCACCGGCAAAAAGCGTCGAGCAGATGCAGCACGTGATCTTCAACGCTTACACCAACGCAACGCTCACCGCGCTGTTCCTGTTCGTGGTCTTCAGCATCCTGTTCTACGCGCTCAAAGTCGGCATCGCCGCCTGGGGCAAAAAAGAGCGTACGGATAAAGAATCGCCATTCCAGGCCCTGCCGGATGCGTAA
- a CDS encoding PilZ domain-containing protein yields the protein MSDHPANRRRFKRIAFDARTELSQGEYIWPVKLIDLSLKGLLIERPEPWLGDKSKDFLVDIHLSDDVDIEMDVQLAHEEKGQLGFVCRHISLESIERLRRLIEFNLADPQELERELGALIEI from the coding sequence ATGAGCGACCACCCCGCCAATCGACGTCGTTTCAAACGTATTGCGTTCGATGCCAGAACCGAGCTGAGTCAGGGCGAGTACATCTGGCCGGTCAAGCTGATCGACCTGTCGCTCAAGGGGCTGCTGATCGAACGGCCGGAGCCTTGGCTGGGGGACAAGTCGAAGGACTTTCTCGTCGACATTCATTTGAGCGATGACGTCGATATCGAGATGGATGTGCAACTGGCCCATGAAGAAAAAGGCCAACTGGGGTTTGTCTGCCGGCACATCAGCCTGGAGTCCATCGAACGCCTGCGGCGCTTGATTGAGTTCAACCTGGCTGATCCGCAAGAACTTGAGCGCGAACTGGGCGCCCTGATCGAAATCTAG
- the radA gene encoding DNA repair protein RadA, with protein sequence MAKAKRMYGCTECGATFPKWAGQCGECGAWNTLTETMIESGGATAPTGRTGWAGQQAQIKTLAEVSIEEIPRFSTASGELDRVLGGGLVDGSVVLIGGDPGIGKSTILLQTLCNLAKSMPALYVTGEESQQQVAMRARRLGLPQDQLRVMTETCIETIIATARQEKPKVMVIDSIQTIFTEQLQSAPGGVSQVRESAALLVRYAKQSGTAIFLVGHVTKEGALAGPRVLEHMVDTVLYFEGESDGRLRLLRAVKNRFGAVNELGVFGMTDKGLKEVSNPSAIFLTRAQEEVPGSVVMATWEGTRPMLVEVQALVDDSHLANPRRVTLGLDQNRLAMLLAVLHRHGGIPTHDQDVFLNVVGGVKVLETASDLALMAAVMSSLRNRPLPHDLLVFGEVGLSGEVRPVPSGQERLKEAAKHGFKRAIVPKGNAPKESPPGLQIIAVTRLEQALDALFE encoded by the coding sequence ATGGCCAAGGCCAAGCGCATGTACGGCTGCACTGAGTGCGGCGCAACCTTTCCCAAGTGGGCGGGCCAGTGCGGCGAGTGCGGCGCCTGGAACACCCTGACTGAAACCATGATCGAGAGCGGTGGTGCCACGGCGCCGACCGGCCGCACCGGTTGGGCCGGGCAGCAGGCGCAGATCAAGACCCTGGCCGAAGTCAGCATCGAAGAGATTCCGCGTTTCTCCACTGCGTCCGGTGAACTGGACCGGGTTCTCGGTGGCGGTCTGGTCGACGGCTCGGTGGTGCTGATCGGCGGCGATCCGGGCATCGGCAAGTCGACGATCCTGTTGCAGACCCTGTGCAACCTCGCCAAGAGCATGCCGGCTCTCTACGTCACTGGCGAAGAGTCCCAGCAGCAAGTGGCCATGCGCGCCCGGCGCCTCGGCTTGCCACAGGATCAACTGCGGGTGATGACTGAAACCTGCATCGAAACCATCATCGCCACCGCCCGTCAGGAAAAGCCCAAGGTGATGGTGATCGACTCGATCCAGACGATTTTCACCGAACAACTGCAGTCGGCACCCGGCGGCGTTTCCCAGGTACGTGAGAGTGCGGCGTTGCTGGTGCGGTATGCCAAGCAGAGCGGCACGGCGATTTTCCTCGTCGGCCACGTCACCAAGGAAGGCGCGCTGGCGGGGCCTCGCGTTCTCGAACACATGGTCGACACCGTGCTGTATTTCGAAGGTGAATCCGATGGGCGTCTGCGTTTGCTGCGTGCGGTGAAAAACCGTTTCGGCGCCGTTAACGAACTCGGCGTGTTCGGCATGACTGACAAAGGCCTGAAAGAAGTCTCCAACCCTTCGGCGATTTTTCTCACCCGTGCGCAGGAAGAAGTCCCGGGCAGTGTGGTCATGGCGACGTGGGAAGGCACGCGGCCGATGCTGGTGGAAGTGCAGGCCTTGGTCGATGACAGTCATCTGGCCAATCCGCGCCGGGTGACGCTGGGTCTGGATCAGAACCGTTTGGCGATGTTGCTCGCGGTTTTGCATCGCCATGGCGGCATTCCGACTCACGATCAGGACGTGTTCCTCAACGTGGTTGGCGGGGTGAAGGTGTTGGAAACGGCGTCGGATCTGGCGCTGATGGCGGCGGTGATGTCGAGCCTGCGCAATCGGCCGTTGCCGCATGATCTGTTGGTGTTTGGTGAAGTGGGTCTGTCCGGCGAAGTGCGCCCGGTGCCGAGCGGGCAGGAGCGTTTGAAGGAAGCGGCCAAGCATGGCTTCAAGCGGGCGATTGTGCCAAAGGGCAATGCGCCAAAGGAATCCCCGCCGGGCTTGCAGATCATCGCGGTGACCCGCCTCGAACAGGCCCTCGACGCACTCTTCGAATAA
- a CDS encoding ankyrin repeat domain-containing protein, whose amino-acid sequence MRSYLLLLLACLSFTAQAGQSPEAIKAQLQDYYFDAARRGDVPMLDTFIESGYSLDTRDSKGYTALILAAYHGQAPAVERLLAAGADACAQDQRGNTALMGAIFKGELQIARRLMSTDCSPDQRNGAGQTAAMYAGLFKRLELLDALKAKGADLNAEDPLGNSAARLANGEIRTVAPR is encoded by the coding sequence ATGCGTTCCTATCTCTTGCTGTTACTCGCCTGCCTGTCCTTTACAGCGCAGGCCGGGCAAAGCCCTGAGGCGATCAAGGCACAGTTGCAGGATTACTATTTCGATGCCGCCCGGCGCGGTGACGTGCCGATGCTCGATACCTTTATCGAGTCCGGCTATTCCCTCGATACCCGCGACAGCAAAGGCTACACCGCGCTGATTCTCGCGGCTTATCACGGTCAAGCGCCGGCGGTGGAGCGGTTACTCGCTGCCGGCGCCGATGCCTGTGCGCAAGATCAACGCGGCAACACCGCGCTGATGGGGGCGATTTTCAAAGGTGAACTACAGATCGCCCGTCGCTTGATGTCCACCGATTGCAGCCCCGATCAGCGTAACGGCGCCGGACAGACGGCGGCCATGTACGCCGGATTGTTCAAGCGCCTGGAATTGCTCGATGCGCTCAAGGCCAAGGGCGCCGACCTCAATGCCGAAGACCCGCTGGGCAATAGCGCCGCGCGTCTGGCCAACGGCGAAATCCGCACCGTCGCGCCGCGCTGA